DNA sequence from the Pseudoglutamicibacter cumminsii genome:
TGACCGCTATCAAGAACGACCTGACGACGACCCAACCGACAGTGCTCGTTGACGTCGACCGCAAGAAGGCCGCCGAGAAGCGGCTGAGCGCACAGCAGGTGGGAGCGTTGCTCAACGGCACCGTCGAGCCTCTCGAGGCCGGCCGCACAACGTTCGGTTTCCAGACCTACTCGATCAAGATCGGCGAAGGTAAAACGATCTCCTCGATCGAAGACCTTGAGAAGCTGACCATCCCTGCAGCTACTGGCGAGGTCAAGGTTTCGGACGTCGCTAAAGTGACTCAGCAGGATAAGGAAACCGTTGTGGTTTCGCGGAATACCGACCGCATCGCGCAGGTCACGATCTCCCCTACGGCCGCGGGTTTGGGTTCCGTGGCGGACGAGGTAGGTAAGCGGCTGGATCAGCTTGAACTGCCCGATGGCGCGCATGCCACAATCGGTGGCGCGGCGACTCAGCAGGCGGATGCTTTCATGCAGCTCGGTATCGCTGTGTTGCTCGCGATAGCGATCGTCTACATCATCATGGTCGCGACGTTCCGGTCGCTGATCCAGCCGTTCATTCTGCTGATCTCGATTCCGTTCGCGTTCATCGGCTCGCTCCTGGCGTTGCTCATCACGCAGATCCCCCTAGGCCTGCCGTCGCTGATCGGTATGTTGATGCTGGTCGGCATCGTTGTGACGAACGCGATCGTTCTGATCGACCTCATCAACCAGTACCGCGACGCAGCGGATCACCGTGACGCGGGCGAACGGGATGCGATGCCGCTGGATCAGGCGATCGAGCTGGGTGCGTTGCGTAGGCTGCGCCCGATCTTGATGACGGCCCTCGCCACGATCGGCGCGATGGTTCCGACCGCGTTCGGGTTGACCGGCGGCACGGGTGGGTTCATATCGCAACCGCTCGCGGTCGTCGTGATCGGCGGTTTGATTTCCTCGACCCTGCTGACGCTCATCCTCGTTCCGGTCCTCTACCGTCTCGTAGAGGGCCGCCGCGAACGCAAGCGTCTCAAGCGTGCCGATCAACACACGGAAGAAGATACCGTTCCCGCATAAGGAATCACCCTAAACGCAGTGGCGCCCCGGCTGTTCGTCAGCCAGGGCGCCACAGGTTTATTGAGTTACTGAGTTACTCAGTCACGGAAGCTGCGCGCCGTCGTGCGGCGGGTCTCTTCACGCATCGCCAGAGCATCCTGTACGTGGAGGTCACGGTCCGGACGGTCCTTGACCATCGTGACAGCGATGAAGGAGATGACCGAAACGATGATCATGTAGACACCGATCATGTTCGGTTCGCCCGTACGGTTGAGGATCATCTGCGAGATCATCGGTGCGAAAGCACCACCCAGGACGGTACCGAGTGCGTAACCGATCGAAACGCCGGAGTAGCGAACCGAGGACGGGAACATCTCTGCGTACAGAGCCGCCTGAGGGCCGTAGGACAAGCCGAGGCCGACCGTCATGATCAGAACCGCAACAACGTACATCCACAGATCATCAACGGTCTTGACCTGCTTGATCATCATCCACATCGGGATAGCCCACACAGCGAGCAGAGCATAGCCGAGCTGGAAGGTGCGGACACGGCCGATCTTGTCACCGAGCCAGCCGCCGAGGAAGGTGAACGTCAACCAGCCGAACGAGCCGATCACGGTTGCGCCGAGGACCGGGCCGAGTGGCAGTGGATCAACTTCGCGCTTAGCGAGGAAGCCGATGAAGAACGCGATGAGCAGGTAACCGATTGCGTTGTTAGCAATGAAGATGAACGCGGAGAGGAAGACCTCGCGCTTGTTGTGCTTCATGAGCTTGCCCAACGGAGCGGAGGACTCAGCGCGGCGCTCCTGGAGCTCTTCGAAGACTGGCGACTCGGAGACCGCCATGCGGATCAGGTAACCGACGATCACGAGAACGATCGAGATCAGGAAGGTGATGCGCCAGCCCCATGCGAGGAAGGCCTCCATGCCGAGGATCTGCTGGAGCATGAAGATCACACCGGTTGCAAGGATCATGCCGATCGGCACGCCGATCTGAGGGTATGCGCCGAAGAGCGAGCGGCGGCCCTTTGGTGCGTGCTCAACAGCCATGAGGGCTGCGCCACCCCACTCACCACCGGCGGAGAAACCCTGGAGGACGCGGAGAAGCATCAGCAAGAGTGGCGCTGCGACACCGATGGTTTCGTAGGTTGGCACCAGGCCGATCGCTGCGGTCGCGAAGCCCATCATCATGAGCGTCAGCACGAGCATCTTCTTACGGCCGAGCTTGTCACCGAGGTGACCGGCTACGATCGCGCCGAGTGGGCGGAAGAGGAAGGAAATACCGATCGTCGCGAGCGAGATGACCTGCGCGAGGCCCGGCGCATCCTTGGCGAGCGGGTTGAAGTAGAGGTTCGCGAAGACGAGCGATGCCGCCTGCGCGTAGATGAAGAAGTCGTACCACTCGATCGAGGTGCCGACGAGGGTACCGGCAAGGACGCGACGCTCTTCCTTGCGCTTTGTTTTGGCATCGAGATGTGCCGTAGGTGCGGTTGATGTGGTCATGATGCCCTTCTTTGGCCACAGCAGGCTCCGTGATGAAAGAGGGCCTGACTTTGTTGTTGCTAACCGAACGGTCATTCGGTTGTGACGGTCACCACATCATACACAAATTTAATGCGTTGTACGTCACATCGCCACGGTGATGTGCGAAACTTTCGCGTCATAAAGCTTTTGGGTTGTATCCATTCCGGATTAAAAACTGGGGCGCTCCCCTTTTGAGGAGGGAACGCCCCAGTTTGATGACCTAACTCTGCACTCAGGTGCGAGCGCGACTGCGGCCTCTATGTAGCCTCTGAGCAGCCTCTAGGCTGGCAACTTGATGACCTGACCGGCGAAGGTGAAGCCGCCGCCGAAACCGAAGAGCAGAGTGCGGCCGCCGCGTGGAAGTTCGCCCGCGTGCCATGCCTTGGAGAGGCCAAGCGGCACGGATGCCGCGGACGTGTTTCCGGACTCCACGACGTCCTTGATCACGATCTGATCGGTTGCGCCGAGCCCCTTTGCTAGCGGTTCGATGATGCGCAGGTTGGCCTGGTGGAAGGCAAGCACGTCGATGTCTTCGATCGTGAGTCCTGCTGTTTCGAGGACGCGTTGAGCTTCCTTGACGGCACCCGTGAGTGCCCAACGCATGACGTTGCGACCGTTCTGGCTGAAGTATTCCGGCTCGCCGCCGATCACAACAGCGTCGCCGAGCTCCGGAATTGACCCCCATGCAACTGGGCTGATTTCGGGTTCTTCGGTGCGTTCGACCACGAAGGCGCCCGCGCCGTCAGCGGTTAGGACGCATGTGGTGCGGTCGGTGTAGTCGGTGAAGTTGGTGAGCGCTTCGGAACCGATCACGAGGGCGCGTTCGGATACGCCGGAGGAGACGAACTGGTCGGCTACTGCGACGGCATATTCGAAGCCCGAGCACGCCGTGTTGATGTCGAGGACGCCTGGGCGTTCCATCCCGAGGGCTTCCGCGACCCAGGACGCGACGTTCGGGGTGCGGTTCTGGGAGGTCGTGGACGCAACAACGATGAGGTCTACCGATGAAACGTCGGCATCTTTGAGAGCCATGCGGGCGGCTTGGACGGCCATGGTCACGACGGTGTCGTTCTCCCCGACCATGCGGCGCTCTTTGATGCCGGTGCGGGCCTGGATCCATTCGTCGTTGGTGTCGACGAGTTTTTCGAGGTCGTGATTGGAGAGGACTTTCTCTGGCTGAAAGTGGCCGAGACCGATCACGCGGGATCCCAGATAGGTGCGGTTCATCATACGTGTCACTGTATCAATTCTTTATGGCTGCTTTTGCTTGTTGAGGAACGTGTAGAGGGTTGCGCATATCAAGACAACGGTGGAGGCGCTGAGGGTTGCGGCTAGCGCAAGGTGGTGTCCGCCCGCGTCTGTGAGGCGGCCTGCGATGGAGTTGCCCGCTGAGGTTCCGAGTGTGATCGCCGCGGAGAGCAGGGTCATCACGAATCCCATGCGGTGGGATGGCGTGATGCCTGACGCGAGGCTGAAGTTCGTGACGAGGATTGGCCCGATCGGAATACCGAGGAGCAGGATGGCGAGGCTCATCGATAGCGGGGTTTCCGGCAACCAGAGCACGACCACGATGGGTACGAGAGTTGCGGCTGCGGTCAATAGCCGTGCGGTGTGGGTGAAAGTTATAGGCCAGCGTGCCACGGAAAGGGCCGCGAGGCCTGAGGTGATGCCCATGACGGCATAAATCAGGCCACCGGTGCCCGGGTTGCCTGTGTAGTCGGCGAAGTAGGTGAGGATTGTGGCTAGGGACCCGAAGATAGTTCCGACTCCGAGCATTCCGATGACGGTGATAGCGATGAGTGTCGCGTTCCTGCTCGAGGTCGGTTTCGTTACCACGGTTTTGGTTTCCGCGACGTTGGTTCGTGGTCCGCTGATGCGTGAGTAGGCTTCGGTGTGGTGGAGTGCGAACGCTGGGATGATCACGATGCATAGCGCCATCGCAACGTATATGGGTACGGCGGGTCCGAAGGTTGCAGCGAGGATTCCGACGGATGCCGGCCCGAGGACGAAGGCGAGTTCGTCCATCGTTGATTCGTAGCTTTGCGCGGCTTCAAGGGTGCGGAGTTGGTTGGGGTCGCTCCCGTATCTGTTGATCCAACGCACCCGCGTCATGGGCCCTGCGGGTGGGATGGTTGCGCCGGCGAGGAACGCCACGATCATGAGTGCTGGGGTGAGGGTTACGGGCCCGTCGCTGCCTGAACCGAAGTGGAGGACTCCGATGAGGGCGAGGACGTGCATGAGGCATAGCCCGAGGAGTGTTGGTCTCTGCCCGAGTTTGTCGGAGAGTGCACCGGAGATAGGGGTTCCGATTGCGGCTCCTACCCCGCCGATCGCGGTGACGAGGCCGGGGGTTGTGAAGTCTTCAGCTGAGGCGACGATGTAGGTCAGGGAAGCCATGCCTAGCATCGACATGGGTAGACGCGCTAGCAGAGACATCGGAAAATACAGTGCGCCGGCGTCGTGTGCGAGGCGGCGGAAACTCGTAGCCCCTGGTTTTGGGGTTGTGCCTTGTGCTGGTGTCATATGGTTCTCATGCTAACGCTTGAGGCCTGGTTGGTTGTCCCCTTTCAGGTTGCAGGCTGGTCGGCTGTGATGACTTTCACGCTCGAACCGTTTCGGGTTTTCTTCACGTAGATCTGGTCAGGGATTTGGCTACGTAGCTCTTCGACGTGGGAGACGATGCCGATCATGCGGCCGTCTTGTCGGAGCCGGTCGATTCCGGACATCGCTTTGTCGAGGGTTTCTTTGTCGAGCGTTCCGAATCCTTCGTCGACGAACAGGGTCTCGATCGTGATGCCGCCGGTTTCTTCCTGGACGATGTCGGCGAGTCCTAGAGCTAGTGCGAGCGATACGAGGAAGGTCTCTCCCCCGGAAAGTGTTGCGGTTGGACGAACGGTGCTGTTCCAAGAGTCTTCGACTATAAGGTCGAGCCCTGCTTTTCTGTTTCGGCTTTTCGCATCATCGTGCAGGATTCTGTACCGGCCATCGGACAATACGTTGAGCCGGTGGGTTGCAGCTTCCGCTACGGCTTCGAGCCTCGCCGCGAGGACGTAAGCTCGGATACTCATGGATTTCAGGTTCTCGCCACCAGTTCCATTGAGTGCGGCGGCAATACTCTTGGCTCGTTGGGTTTCCGTCCCGAGTTCGCCCCGACGAGAGTCGGCTTCACACAGCTCCTGGAACATTTCCTGGATGTTTTCGTGGGCGTGTTCGGCGTCGTTATGGGCTTTGAGCGCGGCGTCTTTATGTTCTTCTAGAGATGCAAGTCGCGTGCGTTGTTCGGCGAGTTGTTCGTCACTCGGGGTGGCTTTGCCTTCGTCGATGCGTTGGCTTGCGCGTTGAACCGCGCCGAGCATGGCAAGAGCTTTGCACCGTGCTTCGAGTTCTTCGCGTTGCTTGACGTCGTGCTTGAGTAGCGTCGCTTGTTCCTCGTCGAGGAGGTGGCTGGTTACCTCGGCGCGCGTGATGCCGTGTTTGCTGAGGTAGGTCTCCGCTTCAGTACGAGCCTCGTTGAGCGCGGCTTGTGATTCCACGGTTCGGGTGTGCAGATCGATACAGCGCCGCATGTATTCGCTGAACGATTCGAGGGCCGCGCGGAGTGTCTCGATGCTGTCCCAGTCGCCGAGCAGGGAGTGTTGTTCTGTGCGGCGTTGTTCGTCTTCTTTCTGGGTTGCGTCGAGCTTCTCGCGGCTAGCTTTAGATTCTGTATCCGTGTATTCGAGCCGGTTTCGGCTATCGTCCACGGCCTTTTCTGCGGCGCTGACCGCATTTTCGGCACGGACGAGCGCGTCCTCCTGTTGACGAACGCGTTGAAGTTTTTGCGTCAGTTCGTCAATGGATGTTTGGGCCTGCTCGAGGCTCAGCCCGCCAGCGGTGGCGCGGGCTTCGCTGAGCTGCTCGTAGCTTTGACGCTCTTGGTTATGCGCCTCGTCGTTGGCTCGTTCGGCCTGTTGACGTTCGTGCTGTGCAGCTTCAATGTCGCGCTCACTTACCACTGTGCTGTGTTGACTAGCTACAGGTTTGCTAGCTGCAGACGATTCGGGGGCTGTCGAGGTTGCGGTGTCGTTGTAAGCAGCTGGGGCTGGGTGTTCTGTGGCGCCGCAGACGCTGCACGGCTGGCCCGGTGTGAGGTCTTGGGCAAGGCTTGCTACGAGGTGGGCTTCACGCTGCGTGTAGAGGTCGCTTTCGCGTTTCCGGGCTTCGTCGAGCGTACTTTGCGTGGTTTCACTGCGTTGATGCGCGGCCGTGTATGCGGCCTCCGCTTCTTCGACTTTTCGGGCTGCCGCGGCTTGTTCAGAGAGTTTTTTGAGGCGCTCTTGCAGCAGTTCGGATCCCTCGTCAGGGATCTCGCACGAGTTCTTCGTTTCGAGCGCGTTTTCGCGCTGTATTTGAGCCTCAGCCAAGTCCTTGCGCGCTAGCTCTGCTTGGGCTTGACGTTGTTCGTAATCGGTGTGTGCGCGGCGTAGAGCTAGAGCCGATGCTTTGCAGGCTTCTTGGCTCGTGATGAGTTTTCGGTGCAGGATATCGGCTTGTTTAATAGCCAATTCCCACGCGACGAAAGCTTCGACCGGCTGAGAGATTGCCTCAGTTTCCGCTTGAGCATCGACCTCACTAGCTTCAATACCGCTAGCTTCGCCCCCTCTCAAGGCGAGTTGCGCGTAAGGATAAGCATTTCTCGGTTGCTCAACCGGTAAGGCGCCTGGTAGTTCTGCGCGGGCATTCTGGAATGCGGCATTGAGCTTGTCGACTGCGTGCGAGGCTTTCTCTTCTGCGTTCAGGAAGCGTTGCGCTTCGCTGGCCAACTCGTGTTGTTTCAGGGCTTGGTGTTTCTGCTCCGCGCCGGCTTGGGTGTCTTCAAGTTCTGTGCGGATGAGCTTGTATTTCTCGTATTCCTTGGCATCGCTCACAACCGTTTCAAGCTGAGTGAGCTGTTGTCGCGCTTCCTCATAGCGGCCGAGGGCAACCTGATGCGCTTCCTTTCGCTGCTCAACGCGTTGCAACGCGGTTCTAGTCAGGCCGCGCCCCCACGCAACGTCGTGATCTGTGGCATCGTATTCGGGATTCTGGCCTTCTGCTACTTCGGACTCCGCAGACTCGAGTTCGTAACGCACCGCGAGCCCTTCAAGCTTGTCGAGGGAACGCGCAAAGGCTTGTTCGGTTTCACGGGTCTGGGCTTCGAGCTGCTTCGAGTGTTCGTTCGCTACTCGTTGCAGGTTCTCATACAAGGACACGTCGAAGAGTGTCGAAAGCAGTTGGTCACGCTCATTGGTGTTGCTCTTGAGAAACTGAGCGAATTCGCCTTGGGGGAGCATCGCGACACGCGTGAATTGATCGAGGCTCAACCCCAAGAGGCCCTGGTCACCGTCGAGGAAGGTGTTGACGTCAGCAGGCTTAGCGCCGCGGCTCACCCATTCCCCGTCTATCAGCTGCTCTACATAGGCTTTCGCATGTTCTAGAGTGGTTCCCTCACCACGCAATTTTGGCCGGTCCCATGACGGCGACCGTTTGACACGGTACCGGTGAACGCCGATCGAGAACTCGAGCTCAACAGATGCGCCAACAGAGTCAGGTGCGTAGCTACTCCTGACCGGCGGGTTGGCGCCGAGCTCACCTCTAGCGCCGGGCAGTTTGCCGTAGAGCGCGAAACACACGGCATCAAGAATTGTCGTCTTGCCGGCGCCGGTGTCCCCCTGTAGCAAGAACAGACCGGTGCCTGCGAGTTCGTCAAAGTTGATGGTTTGGGTATCGGCGAAAGGCCCGAATGCTGTGATCGTGAGGCTATGGAGTTTCATGCCCGGCCCTTCTGCATCTGCGCTTCTACGCGTGCTCGGTCAATCAAGTTTTCCAGGAGCTTCGATTCGTCATCATTCGGTGTCCGCTGACGCACGAATTCGAGGAAACCTTCCGCCACTTCTTGCGGATTCTCAGCCTTTTTGATGCGTTCCCTATACGTTTGCGGGTTCTGGGAGTTGCCGCTGTTTTCATGCTGAAGCACGAGGGCTTTAGGGAATCTCTCTCGTAAACGCTCCATAGGGCGTTCGGGGCGTTGCCCATCGGTCAGCGTGACTTGGCAATACGCTTGCTCCGCCCACGCGTGTTCATCGCCGCTCAGCAGCTCATCGAGCGTGCCTTTGAGGATTGCGAGCGGAACCGCCGGCGGCCACGAAACCCACGTGGTGGCCACGTCTTCGCCCGGGTTGATATTGACGATCCAGGCACCCTTTTCTTGCTTGGCTTCCGAAAAAGAATACGGGACCGGCGAACCACTGTATTTCACATTCGGTAATGGGCTTTGCGGACCGTGCAGATGCCCTAGAGCGGTGTAGTCGGCCCATTCGAACAGGTCCGCTGATACCCGGTCCAACTGACCCACGGACAACACGGCTTCGGACTCGCTAGGCGTGCCTCCTGCCGCGAAAAGGTGTGCCATGACCACCGTTCTGATGGGAACATCCCCTGCTTCTTTCGCACGCTGTTCAGCAACCTCGCGGATCCGTTCCACAGCGGCCGCAACCACATCCTGGTGTGTCAGCTTCTCAACACCCAGATCGGCAGCAACAACGCGCGGCTCCAAATACGGAAGCCCATACACGTCGACGTGTTGCACGGCCTTGCCACCGTCCTCGCCCTCCCACTCCGTGAAGCGAACCGGCTCAATGCTCTCTGCGACACTCGTCCGAAAATGCACGCCCGCTGCAGACATGAATCGGCTACCGAAAGACATCCTGCGCGCTGAGTCATGATTCCCGCTCGTGACCACAACGCTGATCCCCACACGCACCAGCTCTTCAAGCGTGTCCTCAAACATCGTCACCGCGCGCTCGGGAGGCACCGTGCGGTCATACACATCCCCTGCGATCAGCACAGCATCCACCGCGTGCTCGCGCGCAGCATCGACCACATCGCGCATCGCTTTCGCCTGAGTATCTTCAAGCGATTCGCCGTGAAAACTGCGCCCTAAATGCCAGTCCGATGTGTGCAGAAACTTCATAGCTTCACCCTACCCAGACCCCCTGACACTTTGATTCTCCGCGTGGCGGGTTGCATATGAGCGAGCCCCGGATGCATCGCATCTATGACTGCTCGCGGCTAGGCTACAGATATGAGCAACATCAACGGTGAGTCCTCGTCCACACCTATCCCCCGTGTAGCCGACAAAGCGGCCTACAGCAAGCTGATCTACGCTGTCCTGAGCGCCGCTGCCGAGGTTGAACGCACCAACGCAACCGACATCGAACAGCTCGGCCCCGAGTCGATGCTGATGCTCTCGATCGGCGATGGACTCACTGAAGCACTCGAATGGGCGCACGAAGGAGTCGCCTCCGACGAACCGGCATGCATGTGGCTCGGTTCCCTACGCTGGATCCGCGCGGTAGATCACGAGCTCCCCGCTGGCGCGCCTACCCCACCATCGCGGCCTTTCACAGACCACATGCTCGCACGCGGAGTCGATAAAGGCGGCGATCCACAGAACATCGCGGGCCTTCGATCGCCTGAAATGAGCCTCCCGCATCGACCTTTCAACCGCCCGGCAGCGAGCGTTCCTGACCTCGCAGCAACTGACGGCCCCGGCGTGCTGGCTCGCGCTATCGCGATCGGCGTGGTTCCCTGCCTGCCGGTCGAACAGACGCGCTCTTTCGCAACCGCAGCCGCCGCTCTCTCCCACGGTTCGCCCAAGGCCCATGCCGCCTGCGCCGATGCCTCCGAACTCATCGTGTGGGCCACGCACCAGATGCCTAACGACACCGATGACAGCGCGTTCATTCAGATGCTGGAAAAGCTCGCTGACGTTAGCGATAACGCTCCGCAGGCAACGGATAACGACGCCGGGCCGGCACGCATGAGCTTGTCACTTGCCGCTGGGGTCGCTTTGACTGCGCTCGGTACCGATGCGGCGCAGGCTAACGCCACGGATGTCGGAACCGCGCTGGCCGACGAAGGCTACGTCCAGGCCGGTATGTTTGCGGCCGCATTGATCGCCGCGGTTACGGGCAAGTCTGGGACGCGACACCACTTCCCGATCGTCGAGGAATACTCCCAAAAGCTCGCCAACCTCATGTTCTGACGCGCCCAGCTGTTCTAACGTGGGTTCTGACGCACCGGTTCATTTGGTGCGCCAGCTCACACGCCGTGTGGCCAATGGCCACCTACGGCCTGGAGGAATTCGGCTTCCGACATCACTGAAATCTCTTGGCCCATGTCGCGGCGTGCCAGCGCGTGCCGGGCCTTGCGCGTCATGCGCCCGGATGTGAGGTCTTCAGCGACGAAGCCGTCGCCGACCACCAAAACGCTCGTCTGAGTCGTCACGCGGTCCGCGGTGTGAGCACCAACGGCCGCCGCGCGCTCTTTCGCTTCGCTACGTGGAATGCCCAGCTCTCCCGTAAACACAACACGCTGTCCGTAAAGCGGATTGGCGGGGTCAGCGTCCATGTTCGGCTCTGGGTTCGGGCCTTCGAGCGGCCATGGCTCACTAAACTGCTGCGGCACTGTGTGACCAGCCGCTCGCCATCCACGGGCGTCACGCAATGCTTTACATTCAGGGTCGCCGGGTTTGAAGCTCGCCATCGTGGACACTTGCAAACCTGCCCGGGCCACCGCCTCCTGAATGCTCTGCGCGCCCAGACGGTGCGCCGCATCCACCCCGATGGCCGCACATGCGCGTGCATCGGCCAACGCATCGTGATGCTCTGTGAGATCAAAGCCTGCGGCATGAGCCGCAAACGGCAACGAATAGGACATGAGGTCATAAACCTTGCGAGCCAGCTGAACCGTGCACGCATAGGCCAGCTTGGAAGCCCCCACCTCGGAAGCCTGCAGACCCGCCCGGATCACACCGATATCGAAAGCGGCGTTATGCGCCAAAACAACGTCAGAACCGATGAACTCAGCAATGTCCGGATAGGCTGCGGCGAAACGCGGGGCCGCGGCAACGTCATCCGGGCGGATCCCGTGAATCGAAACGTTGCGGGGATCGAAATGGTCAAACCCTTGAGGCGGCTGAAGCAAGGAAGAATACGTGTCAACAACCGCACCATCGCGAACCTTCACGAGCCCCACCGCGCACGCGGAGCCTCGAAATCCGTTCGCGGTCTCAAAATCGATTGCAACAAAATCCACAGCCACGTGTCCTAAGTCTAGCCAGTCGTAACGCGGCTCCCCCCGGTGTCCCCACGTACAATTCTGTTCATGCTTAGCAACCTTCTCAATGGTTTAGCCGCCCCAGACGCGGTGACCCACATGACTCATGTCGGCGCCGCTTTCCTGCCTGACTGGCTGAACCCTGACGTCTTCTTGCGCGATTCCGGCCTGGGGCCATGGGTTATCGCCTTGGTCGTCGGAATTATTTTCGCTGAAACCGGCTTACTGCTCGGTTTCTTCCTGCCGGGCGACTCGATGCTATTCACGGCCGGTATGCTCATGGCAACTGGCGCGATCTCTACCCCGTTGTGGATTGCGATCCCGTCCATCATCATCGCGGCGATCGTGGGTAATCAGCTGGGCTACTACATCGGCGAGAAAACAGGGCCCACACTCTACAGCCGCGAGGATTCAAAGGTTTTCAAACGCGAACACGTCGTCAAGGCCCACGATTTCTTTGAGCGTCACGGCGGTAAAGCGCTGATTCTGGCGCGTTTCGTCCCGATTGTTCGCACGTTCGTTCCGGTCATCATCGGTGTCGCCGGAATGAATAAGGCCAAGTACTTCCTCTTCAACGTGATCGGCGCAGTCTTGTGGGGCGGCGGCGTAACGCTGTTGGGTGCGTGGCTCGGCCGTTTCGAGTGGGTTGGCAACAACATCGACATCATCTTCATCGCGATCGTCTTGATCTCGATCTTGCCGATCATCTTTGAGACGGTACGTCACCGCATCAACGCGAAGAAGAACAAGCCAGCGCCTGAAGAGGCTCAGTAATTTCTGACATGCTGAGGTTCTAGAGGCACCAATATCAGCACAAACATGACGATGGGCCGGTTGCGTTGGTACGCAACCGGCCCATCTACGTGTAGGAACAAAACTTTGCCGACGCGGGGCCTTAGCTATTCGTGCATGCCGCGACGATCGATGGCAACAGGGCCTCGATCGCTTTTTTGCGGTGGCTGATGTTGTTCTTCTGTTCGGGCGTGTGCTCGGCAAGAGACTTGCTCGAACCGAGTGGCTGCATGATCGGGTCGTACCCGAATCCGCCGTCACCTTGTGGTTCGGTCAGCAGGGTTCCTTCGAGCTCGCCGCGTTCTACCACTTCAAACCCGTCAGGTGTTGCGACTGCCGCGGCGCACACGAACGATGCGTGACGCTGCACCGGATCGGTGATGTCCGCCATTTGTGCGAGAAGCAAGCGGTTATTCGCTTCGTCGTCGCCGTGGACTCCTGCCCAGCGGGCGGAGAGGAACCCTGGCGAACCACCCATGACGTCAACAGCCAGGCCAGAATCATCGGCGATCGCGATCAGCCCGGTCTCACGCGCCACGGTACGTGCCTTGAGCAGTGCGTTGTCTTCGAACGTAACGCCGGTTTCCACGATGTCAGGTGCGCCTGCCGCTCCCGCATCGATGACCTGCGTGTCCACGTCAAGCCCGTCGACCTTGCCACGCAAGAGCTCACGCAGCTCAGCTAGTTTGCCCTGGTTATGGGAAGCCAGAACGATGCGCGGAGTCGCCTCGCCCGCTGAAGTTTCTGCGTTTGTAGGGTTTTCGTTCATCGCTGCCATCCCAAGGTTTCGCATTGCATTGCGGCGAGTTCCGCCGCGCCGGTCACTGCCAAGTCAAGCAGCGCATCGAGCTCTGAACGGTTGAACGGGGCGCCTTCTGCGGTGCCCTGTACCTCAACAAAGTCACCCGAACCGCGGACCACGACGTTCATGTCGGTCTCAGCCCGCACATCTTCAACGTACGGCAGGTCCAAAACGGGCGTTCCATCGATGATGCCCACGGAAACCGCGGCGACCGTGTCGGTCAGAACCTCGGCATCCTCAGCAACCAAACCTTCTTTACGAGCCCATGCGACCGCGTCGGCGAGCGCCACGAAAGCCCCCGTGATCGCCGCTGTGCGGGTTCCGCCGTCGGCCTGCAGGACGTCGCAGTCCAGCACGATGGTGTTTTCACCCAGCTGGTTCGTGTCAATCACAGAGCGCAGGGATCGGCCGATGAGTCGCGAAATCTCGTGGGTGCGTCCACCGATCTTTCCTTTGACGGATTCGCGCTGATTGCGGGTGTTGGTTGCGCGTGGGAGCATCGCGTATTCGGCGGTGACCCAGCCGCGGCCTTCGCCTTTGAGCCAGCGTGGCACGCCTTCGGTGAAGGACGCGGTGCACAGAACCCGGGTGTTCCCGAA
Encoded proteins:
- a CDS encoding MFS transporter codes for the protein MTTSTAPTAHLDAKTKRKEERRVLAGTLVGTSIEWYDFFIYAQAASLVFANLYFNPLAKDAPGLAQVISLATIGISFLFRPLGAIVAGHLGDKLGRKKMLVLTLMMMGFATAAIGLVPTYETIGVAAPLLLMLLRVLQGFSAGGEWGGAALMAVEHAPKGRRSLFGAYPQIGVPIGMILATGVIFMLQQILGMEAFLAWGWRITFLISIVLVIVGYLIRMAVSESPVFEELQERRAESSAPLGKLMKHNKREVFLSAFIFIANNAIGYLLIAFFIGFLAKREVDPLPLGPVLGATVIGSFGWLTFTFLGGWLGDKIGRVRTFQLGYALLAVWAIPMWMMIKQVKTVDDLWMYVVAVLIMTVGLGLSYGPQAALYAEMFPSSVRYSGVSIGYALGTVLGGAFAPMISQMILNRTGEPNMIGVYMIIVSVISFIAVTMVKDRPDRDLHVQDALAMREETRRTTARSFRD
- a CDS encoding beta-ketoacyl-ACP synthase 3, with product MMNRTYLGSRVIGLGHFQPEKVLSNHDLEKLVDTNDEWIQARTGIKERRMVGENDTVVTMAVQAARMALKDADVSSVDLIVVASTTSQNRTPNVASWVAEALGMERPGVLDINTACSGFEYAVAVADQFVSSGVSERALVIGSEALTNFTDYTDRTTCVLTADGAGAFVVERTEEPEISPVAWGSIPELGDAVVIGGEPEYFSQNGRNVMRWALTGAVKEAQRVLETAGLTIEDIDVLAFHQANLRIIEPLAKGLGATDQIVIKDVVESGNTSAASVPLGLSKAWHAGELPRGGRTLLFGFGGGFTFAGQVIKLPA
- a CDS encoding MFS transporter; its protein translation is MTPAQGTTPKPGATSFRRLAHDAGALYFPMSLLARLPMSMLGMASLTYIVASAEDFTTPGLVTAIGGVGAAIGTPISGALSDKLGQRPTLLGLCLMHVLALIGVLHFGSGSDGPVTLTPALMIVAFLAGATIPPAGPMTRVRWINRYGSDPNQLRTLEAAQSYESTMDELAFVLGPASVGILAATFGPAVPIYVAMALCIVIIPAFALHHTEAYSRISGPRTNVAETKTVVTKPTSSRNATLIAITVIGMLGVGTIFGSLATILTYFADYTGNPGTGGLIYAVMGITSGLAALSVARWPITFTHTARLLTAAATLVPIVVVLWLPETPLSMSLAILLLGIPIGPILVTNFSLASGITPSHRMGFVMTLLSAAITLGTSAGNSIAGRLTDAGGHHLALAATLSASTVVLICATLYTFLNKQKQP